The following are from one region of the Luteimonas sp. MC1572 genome:
- a CDS encoding dynamin family protein → MNLEDLVAINRAIEQCVDRNSDLVGRDANLLLSRLGVSRSTELSHAFAQLVDENRLLQIGIVGRVKAGKSSLLNALIFNGQSILPKAATPMTAALTTLTHGDTFSAQVQFYTPADRKDISEKAAQFDALLKDTCERTAKTLRDRQQRTGQVVDEQRFSEQVEREALRAMRADAALMAAHDQHERMRKTRVSEKALAELATIHAANLEDLSEQLKDFVGADGRYTALTKSVDIFLPLDSLRDIRITDTPGLNDPVQSREERTTALLSECDVVFIVSPAGQFLSEQDLQMMGRITRSEGIQEIAVIASQIDSQMHGEDTRRDTPRQSLESINAHLAEHMVSTLRRLKTTNPEVGSTFDKLIEQGGKRVLHTSGICHSLAAKLAGPERWDGSEQAAWNNLHGTYREFFDLEDPDRSRAQLELLANTAEVRALIEEVRYRKQSIVESRIEQLTAAKRQALDELGVALIQLARQKREQITATDLASLRKQKRSLSDKATTFEYDLDSCLEEWKLEYRKAQSSALKKALSNALKVAYGAVAYNPEDKTQEITTETPGAFNWVARNLWNGGRQTTRKSIKWLYPNQIKGDIINFARTTKEALQAESSEVTVEHKKKLTRALADAVSRTLGDEIELAIVIRSLRSIVARLPSHTFSLDATSVKSLRNDTTLQGTEAERFIESATNCLAELKSDASRQISTFTDELRDAIPDSISDQFVTDVLARIEDLEQQIEHRELTKQRLDRMVQELEAL, encoded by the coding sequence ATGAATCTCGAAGATCTTGTTGCGATCAATCGCGCCATCGAACAGTGCGTCGATAGAAACTCGGACCTGGTCGGTCGGGATGCGAACCTGCTGCTTTCCAGGCTCGGGGTGAGCCGCAGCACCGAACTCTCCCATGCTTTCGCCCAGCTTGTGGATGAGAACAGACTGCTACAGATCGGGATCGTCGGACGGGTCAAGGCTGGCAAATCGTCACTGTTGAACGCATTGATCTTCAACGGGCAGAGCATCCTTCCCAAGGCCGCCACCCCGATGACTGCAGCCCTGACCACGCTCACGCATGGCGATACGTTCAGCGCCCAGGTCCAGTTCTATACCCCCGCAGATCGCAAGGACATCAGCGAGAAGGCAGCGCAATTCGATGCCTTGTTGAAAGACACGTGTGAGCGCACAGCGAAAACGCTACGGGACCGCCAACAGCGAACAGGACAGGTGGTCGACGAACAACGCTTCTCAGAACAGGTCGAGCGGGAGGCCTTGCGCGCCATGCGGGCGGATGCCGCGCTTATGGCAGCCCATGATCAACACGAGCGAATGCGCAAGACGCGCGTCAGCGAAAAAGCGCTGGCCGAATTGGCAACCATCCACGCGGCGAATCTCGAGGATCTGTCGGAGCAGCTCAAGGACTTCGTCGGCGCCGACGGCCGTTACACGGCACTGACCAAGAGCGTCGACATCTTTCTGCCCCTGGATTCCCTCCGTGACATTCGCATCACGGACACCCCGGGACTTAACGACCCGGTCCAATCGCGCGAAGAGCGCACCACCGCGCTTCTTTCCGAGTGTGATGTGGTCTTCATCGTGAGCCCTGCCGGCCAGTTCCTCAGCGAGCAGGATCTGCAAATGATGGGGCGCATCACGCGCAGTGAAGGCATCCAGGAAATTGCAGTCATTGCCAGCCAGATCGACAGCCAGATGCACGGTGAAGACACCCGCCGGGACACGCCCAGGCAGTCGCTCGAGTCCATCAATGCACACTTGGCCGAGCATATGGTGTCAACGCTCCGCAGGCTGAAGACCACCAATCCGGAAGTGGGCAGCACCTTCGACAAGCTCATCGAGCAAGGGGGCAAGCGCGTCCTTCACACGTCGGGCATCTGCCACAGCCTGGCTGCAAAACTTGCCGGCCCCGAACGCTGGGACGGGTCCGAGCAGGCCGCCTGGAACAACCTTCACGGCACTTACCGCGAGTTCTTCGACCTGGAAGATCCCGACCGCTCTCGTGCGCAACTCGAGTTGTTGGCCAATACCGCTGAAGTTAGGGCACTGATCGAAGAAGTCCGCTACCGCAAGCAGTCCATCGTCGAGAGTCGGATCGAACAACTGACAGCAGCCAAGAGGCAAGCCCTTGATGAGCTGGGTGTCGCCCTGATTCAACTCGCCAGGCAGAAACGGGAGCAGATCACGGCGACAGACCTGGCATCCCTCAGGAAACAAAAGCGGAGCTTGTCCGACAAGGCGACTACGTTTGAGTACGACCTGGACTCGTGCCTGGAAGAATGGAAGTTGGAGTACCGGAAGGCACAGAGCTCGGCACTCAAGAAGGCACTGAGCAATGCCTTGAAAGTTGCATACGGGGCGGTCGCGTACAATCCAGAAGACAAGACTCAAGAGATCACCACCGAAACGCCCGGTGCGTTCAACTGGGTGGCGCGCAACCTCTGGAACGGCGGCCGTCAAACGACACGCAAGAGTATCAAATGGCTTTATCCGAACCAGATCAAGGGCGATATCATCAACTTCGCACGGACTACGAAGGAGGCGTTGCAGGCGGAGTCCAGCGAAGTCACCGTAGAACACAAGAAGAAGTTGACACGCGCACTGGCAGACGCGGTGAGCCGCACCCTTGGGGATGAGATCGAGCTGGCGATCGTTATCCGCTCGCTGCGAAGCATTGTCGCCAGGCTCCCGTCCCACACCTTTTCGCTGGACGCAACATCGGTGAAAAGCCTGCGGAACGACACTACGTTGCAGGGTACCGAGGCGGAGAGATTCATCGAAAGCGCCACGAACTGCCTTGCAGAACTCAAGTCAGATGCGTCACGTCAGATCAGCACATTCACGGACGAACTGCGTGATGCAATTCCCGACTCGATTTCCGATCAGTTTGTGACTGACGTGCTTGCCCGCATCGAGGACCTGGAACAGCAGATCGAACACCGGGAGCTGACCAAGCAACGCCTGGATCGTATGGTCCAAGAACTGGAAGCGCTATGA
- a CDS encoding dynamin family protein, with translation MTQDVRGTYTRFVTALQTLLAESPVQVEGLDTLGDEIQGAQLLVPVIGPFSAGKSNLLNSFMGESVLGVGITPETELATEIRYGEENVLLAFRPDGRSEQLEIGDLKSIKSRAGEFTHLQLYLDNPRLKSIAPLTLVDMPGFDSTLARHNQAISYYLPRGAHFVVLTNSESGTITQSVMRHLDDLHTYDRGLTFVLSKTNLRSIEEVNSVAALVQEQINASFGDRHRLVQAGIDGYEALAPVLERLDPDLIITNLYESRLKGIVYDALEQINVAEASLQRDEAENRRVVRELEAGLRKLEARRNEMVEDLRERRLDPIVDRCLSEVAGDLRNAQDELIHAAQNGEEPFSKCVSEIIRSAASRVVKREVNDFSRDIVDEFARSLEKLDIPSVGDGADGDWVQSISTRVTDSMQSATSTLNRWSESLAEHNARQLEDRTDREKAPSTTKINAYRGLATVLAVTTNVVAPLVELAIIFLPEVLSFIRSHQQKTRIRDMVIHEVIPSVQRQLRMQLGDLLKQQLDSLVSQVCETFEGNIARQKEVIDAHTCRHQSDSERVGLRLQSLEEIRRELGRLSSGALFRAT, from the coding sequence ATGACACAGGATGTTCGCGGCACTTACACACGATTCGTTACAGCACTACAGACGCTGCTGGCCGAATCACCTGTCCAAGTGGAGGGTCTAGACACCCTCGGGGACGAAATCCAAGGGGCGCAACTGCTGGTCCCGGTTATCGGTCCTTTCAGCGCCGGCAAGAGCAATCTCCTCAATTCCTTCATGGGGGAGTCAGTACTGGGCGTCGGAATCACTCCTGAGACCGAACTGGCGACAGAGATTCGCTATGGCGAGGAGAATGTCCTGCTCGCTTTCCGGCCTGACGGCCGCAGCGAGCAACTGGAAATCGGGGACCTGAAGAGCATCAAGTCGCGGGCCGGGGAGTTCACCCACCTGCAGCTCTACCTGGACAACCCCAGGCTGAAGTCCATCGCACCGCTCACGCTGGTCGACATGCCGGGTTTCGACTCGACCCTGGCGCGACACAACCAGGCGATCTCCTACTACCTGCCCCGAGGAGCCCACTTCGTTGTCCTTACCAACAGCGAAAGCGGAACCATCACGCAATCGGTGATGCGTCACCTCGACGACCTGCATACCTACGACCGGGGCTTAACCTTCGTCCTGAGCAAGACCAATCTGCGTTCAATCGAAGAGGTTAACTCGGTAGCGGCGCTTGTCCAAGAACAGATCAACGCCAGCTTCGGCGATCGCCATCGACTCGTCCAGGCCGGCATCGATGGTTACGAAGCGCTCGCCCCCGTGCTGGAACGCCTGGATCCGGACCTCATCATCACCAATCTCTACGAAAGCCGTCTCAAAGGCATCGTTTACGACGCACTGGAGCAGATCAATGTGGCCGAAGCCTCGCTGCAGCGGGATGAGGCAGAGAATCGCCGCGTGGTCAGGGAACTCGAGGCCGGTCTGAGAAAGCTCGAAGCCCGGCGCAACGAAATGGTCGAAGACCTAAGGGAGCGACGACTTGATCCGATCGTCGACCGGTGCCTCTCCGAGGTGGCGGGCGACCTCAGGAATGCACAGGACGAGCTGATCCATGCAGCCCAGAATGGCGAAGAGCCATTCTCCAAGTGCGTCAGCGAGATCATCCGCAGCGCCGCCAGCAGGGTTGTCAAACGCGAGGTCAATGACTTCAGCCGCGACATCGTCGACGAGTTCGCGAGGAGCCTGGAGAAGCTGGATATTCCGTCCGTAGGCGACGGCGCGGACGGCGACTGGGTGCAGTCGATATCCACCCGTGTCACCGATTCGATGCAGAGCGCCACTTCGACTCTGAACCGCTGGAGTGAGTCGCTGGCTGAGCACAATGCCCGACAACTCGAAGACAGGACAGATCGCGAGAAGGCTCCAAGTACGACCAAGATCAACGCCTATCGCGGCCTCGCCACCGTGCTTGCCGTCACGACAAACGTTGTTGCCCCCTTGGTGGAACTTGCGATCATCTTCCTGCCTGAGGTGCTCTCGTTCATTCGTTCCCACCAACAGAAGACTCGCATTCGGGACATGGTGATTCATGAGGTCATTCCGTCGGTCCAGAGGCAGCTTCGGATGCAGCTGGGCGACCTGCTGAAGCAACAGCTCGACAGCCTGGTCAGCCAGGTATGCGAGACGTTTGAAGGGAACATCGCCCGGCAGAAGGAGGTGATTGATGCGCACACGTGCAGACACCAGTCCGACAGCGAGCGAGTTGGGCTCCGGCTGCAGTCGCTGGAAGAGATCAGGCGTGAGCTGGGGCGGCTCAGCAGCGGCGCACTGTTTCGGGCGACCTGA
- a CDS encoding CHAP domain-containing protein, with translation MPFNSLPPGWTSRPAFPGRVIKAGEADSAIVKLVQERLNFTGCGPLRINGTFDRDHTERAAKLFQARYTDATGQPLVVDGKIGSLTWGAMFGEDTTPANALPPSRLLGEVLDVARRQIGVLEKPLGSNRGPEVDLYLQAVGLRPGRGSYAWCVAFTYFCFDTAARRLGCANPHVRTAGVLDHWNRARDNRGAKRITHAAAVNDPGLVQPGQLFVMDYGGGKGHTGLVLEVANGRLTTIEGNTNDGGSRDGIGVFQRDARKIAGVNKGFIDYSAV, from the coding sequence ATGCCCTTCAACTCCCTTCCCCCGGGATGGACCTCGCGTCCGGCTTTTCCGGGACGCGTGATCAAGGCCGGCGAAGCCGACAGCGCCATCGTCAAGCTGGTACAGGAGCGGCTCAACTTCACCGGCTGCGGCCCGCTGCGCATCAACGGCACCTTCGACCGCGACCACACCGAGCGCGCGGCCAAGCTGTTCCAGGCCCGCTACACCGATGCCACCGGCCAACCGCTGGTGGTCGACGGCAAGATCGGCAGCCTCACCTGGGGCGCGATGTTCGGCGAAGACACCACGCCCGCAAACGCCCTCCCGCCGTCGCGCCTCCTGGGCGAGGTGCTGGACGTGGCACGCCGGCAGATCGGCGTGCTCGAAAAACCGCTGGGTTCGAACCGCGGCCCCGAAGTCGACCTCTACCTGCAGGCCGTGGGCCTGCGACCCGGCCGCGGCAGCTACGCCTGGTGCGTGGCGTTCACGTACTTCTGCTTCGACACCGCCGCGCGGCGGCTTGGCTGTGCGAATCCCCACGTGCGCACGGCTGGCGTACTCGATCACTGGAACCGCGCCCGGGACAACCGCGGGGCGAAGCGAATCACCCACGCGGCCGCAGTCAACGACCCGGGCCTTGTGCAGCCGGGCCAGCTGTTCGTGATGGATTACGGCGGCGGGAAAGGCCACACCGGGCTGGTGCTGGAAGTCGCGAACGGCCGGCTGACGACGATCGAGGGCAATACCAACGACGGCGGCTCGCGGGATGGCATCGGCGTGTTCCAGCGGGACGCGCGGAAGATCGCGGGGGTCAACAAGGGGTTTATTGATTACAGCGCGGTGTGA
- a CDS encoding patatin-like phospholipase family protein, with protein MQPGQDPRVFGTDAGRDARREFEDHVGGRRAKAGVSNDPPGPWGLALSGGGIRSATFCLGLVRGLARAGLLKHFDYLSTVSGGGYLGASLGRLYSSQTGAAQVEQGVASDHSMWLWWLRNNGRYLTPAGAKDLGFATASIVRGVISTHLEIGILILAMAALVLLPHFLVSLFPPFHAGTFWNHELASTMPSVWGWLLLLPLFACVHQVCAYWYTRDPHTVTSIGLITVVVAACIVFSGKAAMDAAAAVNTSTHAAAKLIFAFLVLAPVTAAIAHAREQLRGIPASTQRLLRTKRLAYGLWALAIAIALLLLDWATWQLTRLFWSGDVQHAVTRLGGTILVVAAVGRLVLPELQRWMATSKGPSLNLERILNLTGIALGLLVAVLWTALLSVLIFPADMRLAYWGPGAEWHQLWRESPLPHFVLACAVCVLYILATLRSYDLLNLASLHNFYRARIERAYVSSGNCGPDGGGRFGGCALDPLSPERTSRIAPLTEAVPGDDIDLGEYRPHEYGGPIHLVNCCINQSVDDRTGLYNADRKGVAIAVSSLGVELGTNFPDGDTGAARRAKLSQWIAISGAAASTGMGSRTSTGFAALLFMSGIRLGYWMPSLVKQAAKGPMDWLLAKAPKPVAVVAESLARFPGLASPVWYLSDGGHFDNTGIHALLKRRAPVIVAADCGADPKYLFADLESLVRKAKIDYCARIEFIRPGAGALPEPLDVILGTPETIQPGLGAQWLVLGRISYDDGSTGALLVVKPRRLDAMPFDMVAYADRAPDFPQQTTGDQFFDEAQWESYHQLGLLMGEAVTPALIADALAVVRSNKLATSSLEDAEKQSTASALALAKSDRSKRAGLTVRATLGAGLSLSLLVAAWQGVEQYREANRSAQRLYEEQALALSQKIQREPVEALLEEEFAQVANGSALREDGRYQVVLDRLAARCDSLADAGDASQCLALHRKVAPLVKYRPEPYYDYWFADKRFAYDERVAARNAARVAEMAPAGAAAVEASAAAAAAVAAAQAAQTAEMQAAAQAAAQAEDQAAVAAAYAAAPQAADNASTQAWEDRVAAAPAPPPPAPTDTLAAAPAAPRAPLSRCADNVRLFLHAYDAESIPYAQAEGARLARELGAPPRTVDNVVDTASRKGTAPPFVWTRTAVVYPASTSPACVARARAAMGDAVRMQPIDFGTPDTFELWIPPRTVASPGTAATRAR; from the coding sequence ATGCAACCAGGACAGGATCCCCGCGTCTTCGGCACCGACGCGGGCAGGGACGCGCGCCGCGAGTTCGAAGACCATGTCGGCGGCCGCAGGGCGAAGGCCGGCGTCAGCAACGACCCGCCTGGCCCCTGGGGCCTGGCACTGTCGGGCGGGGGCATCCGCAGCGCGACCTTCTGCCTGGGCCTGGTCCGGGGCCTCGCGCGCGCGGGCCTGCTCAAGCACTTCGACTATCTTTCGACGGTGTCCGGCGGCGGCTATCTCGGCGCCAGCCTGGGGCGCCTGTACAGCAGCCAGACCGGTGCGGCGCAGGTCGAACAAGGCGTCGCCAGCGACCATTCGATGTGGCTGTGGTGGCTGCGCAACAACGGCCGCTACCTGACGCCCGCCGGCGCGAAAGACCTCGGCTTCGCCACCGCGTCCATCGTGCGCGGCGTCATCTCGACCCACCTGGAGATCGGCATCCTGATCCTCGCGATGGCCGCGCTGGTGCTGCTGCCGCACTTCCTGGTCTCGCTGTTCCCGCCCTTCCACGCCGGCACCTTCTGGAACCACGAACTGGCCAGCACCATGCCCAGCGTCTGGGGCTGGCTGCTGCTGCTGCCGCTGTTCGCCTGCGTGCACCAGGTCTGCGCCTACTGGTACACGCGCGACCCGCACACGGTGACCAGCATCGGGCTCATCACCGTCGTCGTGGCCGCATGCATCGTCTTCTCGGGCAAGGCCGCCATGGATGCCGCCGCGGCCGTCAACACCAGTACGCATGCCGCGGCGAAGCTCATCTTCGCCTTCCTGGTGCTGGCGCCGGTCACCGCCGCCATCGCGCACGCCAGGGAGCAGCTGCGCGGCATACCGGCCTCGACCCAGCGCCTGCTGCGGACCAAGCGCCTGGCCTACGGCCTCTGGGCGCTCGCGATCGCCATCGCGCTGCTGCTGCTGGACTGGGCCACCTGGCAGCTGACCCGGCTGTTCTGGAGCGGCGACGTGCAACACGCGGTCACCCGGCTCGGCGGCACCATCCTGGTGGTCGCGGCGGTCGGCCGGCTGGTGCTGCCCGAGCTCCAGCGCTGGATGGCGACCAGCAAGGGGCCGAGCCTCAACCTCGAACGCATCCTCAACCTCACCGGCATCGCCCTGGGCCTGCTGGTCGCCGTGCTCTGGACCGCGCTGCTCAGCGTGCTGATCTTTCCGGCGGACATGCGGCTGGCCTACTGGGGCCCGGGCGCGGAATGGCACCAGCTCTGGCGCGAGTCGCCGCTTCCCCATTTCGTCCTGGCCTGCGCGGTCTGCGTGCTCTACATCCTGGCGACCCTGCGCAGCTACGACCTGCTCAACCTCGCCTCGCTGCACAACTTCTACCGCGCCCGCATCGAGCGCGCCTATGTGTCGTCGGGCAACTGCGGCCCGGACGGCGGCGGGCGCTTCGGCGGATGCGCGCTGGATCCGCTCAGCCCCGAACGCACCAGCCGCATCGCGCCGCTCACCGAAGCCGTGCCGGGCGACGACATCGACCTTGGCGAATACCGTCCGCACGAATACGGCGGTCCCATCCATCTCGTGAACTGCTGCATCAACCAGTCCGTCGACGACCGTACCGGCCTCTACAACGCCGACCGCAAGGGCGTGGCCATCGCGGTCAGTTCGCTCGGCGTGGAACTGGGCACGAACTTCCCGGACGGCGACACGGGCGCCGCGCGGCGCGCGAAGCTCTCGCAATGGATCGCCATCTCGGGCGCGGCCGCCAGCACCGGCATGGGCTCGCGCACCTCCACGGGCTTCGCCGCGCTGCTGTTCATGTCGGGCATCCGCCTCGGCTACTGGATGCCATCGCTGGTGAAGCAGGCCGCCAAGGGCCCCATGGACTGGCTGCTGGCCAAGGCGCCCAAGCCCGTCGCGGTGGTGGCCGAATCGCTCGCCCGCTTCCCCGGCCTCGCCTCCCCGGTGTGGTACCTCTCCGACGGCGGGCATTTCGACAACACCGGCATCCACGCCCTGCTGAAGCGCCGTGCGCCCGTCATCGTGGCCGCCGACTGCGGCGCCGACCCGAAGTACCTCTTCGCCGACCTCGAATCCCTGGTGCGCAAGGCCAAGATCGACTACTGCGCCAGGATCGAGTTCATCCGCCCGGGCGCCGGCGCGCTGCCCGAGCCGCTGGACGTCATCCTCGGCACGCCGGAAACCATCCAGCCCGGGCTCGGCGCGCAGTGGCTCGTGCTGGGGCGGATCTCCTATGACGACGGCAGCACCGGCGCTCTGCTGGTGGTGAAGCCGCGCCGCCTGGACGCCATGCCCTTCGACATGGTCGCCTATGCCGACCGCGCCCCCGACTTCCCGCAGCAGACCACCGGCGACCAGTTCTTCGACGAAGCGCAGTGGGAGAGCTACCACCAGCTCGGCCTGCTCATGGGCGAAGCGGTCACCCCGGCGCTGATCGCCGACGCGCTGGCCGTCGTGCGCTCCAACAAGCTCGCCACGTCAAGCCTGGAAGACGCCGAAAAGCAGTCCACCGCGTCGGCGCTGGCCCTGGCGAAAAGCGATCGCAGCAAGCGCGCCGGCCTGACCGTTCGCGCCACCCTGGGCGCCGGCCTGTCGCTCAGCCTGCTGGTGGCGGCGTGGCAGGGCGTCGAGCAGTACCGCGAAGCCAATCGCAGCGCCCAGCGGCTGTACGAGGAACAGGCGCTCGCGCTCAGCCAGAAGATCCAGCGCGAACCGGTGGAAGCGCTGCTTGAAGAGGAATTCGCCCAGGTCGCAAACGGTTCCGCGCTGCGCGAAGACGGTCGCTACCAGGTGGTGCTTGACCGGCTCGCTGCGCGCTGCGATTCGCTGGCGGATGCCGGTGACGCCTCGCAGTGCCTGGCCCTGCACCGCAAGGTCGCGCCGCTGGTGAAGTACAGGCCCGAGCCGTATTACGACTACTGGTTCGCGGACAAGCGCTTCGCCTATGACGAGCGGGTGGCCGCGCGCAATGCCGCGCGCGTGGCTGAGATGGCGCCTGCAGGGGCGGCGGCCGTCGAGGCATCCGCGGCCGCGGCGGCTGCAGTGGCGGCGGCGCAGGCGGCACAGACGGCCGAGATGCAGGCAGCCGCGCAGGCGGCGGCCCAGGCGGAAGATCAAGCCGCAGTTGCGGCGGCATATGCTGCCGCGCCCCAGGCTGCGGACAACGCTTCCACTCAAGCCTGGGAGGACCGTGTAGCAGCCGCTCCCGCGCCACCGCCGCCCGCTCCGACAGATACGCTCGCCGCCGCGCCGGCCGCACCGCGCGCACCGCTTTCCCGCTGCGCCGACAACGTCCGCCTGTTCCTGCACGCCTACGACGCCGAAAGCATCCCGTACGCGCAGGCCGAAGGCGCACGCCTGGCCCGGGAGCTGGGCGCGCCGCCGCGCACGGTCGACAACGTGGTCGATACCGCCAGCCGCAAGGGCACCGCCCCACCCTTCGTCTGGACGCGCACGGCCGTCGTTTATCCCGCCAGCACCAGCCCGGCCTGCGTGGCGCGTGCCCGGGCCGCCATGGGCGACGCCGTGCGCATGCAGCCGATCGACTTCGGCACCCCCGACACCTTCGAACTCTGGATTCCCCCGCGCACCGTGGCATCGCCCGGGACCGCAGCCACACGAGCGAGGTAG
- a CDS encoding HipA domain-containing protein, which yields MSLAGAQHKLALVMVDGQLLQPVGSEASTYILKPDHPEADYPHSVANESFVMQLARRMGLDVPRVERRYVPEPVYLIERFDRAVSGEGVQRLHAIDACQLLNLDRQFKYQQGSIEVLARISGLCRARLQTRWRLFDWLVFNLLTGNSDAHLKNISFLIGHGGVALAPHYDLLSTVCYESPAYDREGWPSQSTLAWPVLGVTKFADLDFPLVVQAGMGIGLTEKRARDQLVWMRDRIMDQAEALLLAVEVENARLPTDVHIGPTLAGEARCLRTITYTVIQEMVRRLAPG from the coding sequence ATGTCGCTTGCCGGTGCCCAGCACAAGCTGGCGCTCGTCATGGTGGACGGGCAGCTGCTGCAGCCCGTCGGGTCGGAGGCGTCGACGTACATTCTGAAGCCGGACCACCCGGAAGCCGATTACCCGCATAGCGTTGCGAACGAGTCGTTCGTGATGCAGCTGGCCAGGCGGATGGGACTGGATGTGCCGCGGGTCGAGCGCCGTTACGTGCCCGAGCCGGTCTATCTGATCGAGCGCTTCGACCGCGCGGTGTCAGGCGAGGGCGTGCAACGGCTGCACGCGATCGACGCTTGCCAGTTGCTCAACCTCGATCGCCAGTTCAAGTACCAGCAGGGCAGCATCGAAGTGCTGGCCCGGATCTCGGGTCTGTGCCGGGCCCGGTTGCAGACGCGCTGGCGGCTCTTCGACTGGCTGGTTTTCAATCTGCTGACGGGCAACAGCGATGCCCACCTCAAGAATATCAGCTTCCTGATTGGTCACGGGGGTGTGGCCTTGGCTCCGCACTACGACCTGCTCAGCACGGTGTGCTACGAGTCCCCGGCCTACGACCGGGAGGGGTGGCCTTCGCAGTCCACGTTGGCTTGGCCGGTCCTGGGTGTCACGAAGTTCGCCGACTTGGACTTTCCCTTGGTGGTGCAGGCCGGCATGGGGATCGGGCTCACGGAAAAGCGCGCCCGGGATCAACTGGTGTGGATGCGGGATCGCATCATGGACCAGGCGGAGGCGCTGTTGTTGGCAGTCGAAGTGGAAAACGCCCGACTCCCCACGGATGTGCACATCGGGCCCACGCTTGCCGGCGAAGCCCGTTGCCTGCGCACGATCACCTACACGGTGATCCAGGAGATGGTGCGACGGTTGGCCCCCGGCTGA
- a CDS encoding deoxyribodipyrimidine photo-lyase encodes MPAPAALVWFRNDLRLRDNPALQAALGTGLTPVPVYVHAPHEEGAWTPGAASDAWRHRALVALDGQLRERGSRLHVFCSDTLPSLLAAAASSGASAVFWNRRHEPAIDARDTHVRRELRRAGLRADAYNGSLLFEPWQVETRLGDPYRVFTPYWKAALANWNPPRLLDAPDQLPSFDDALPGEVTLDSLGLQPSPRWDAGFWDTWNPGEHGADAALRTFASEGLHDYRDGRDRPDRSLTSRMSPHLHFGEIAPWRIADALANAGPEDERAAYVRELGWREFAHHVLHHFPHTPDTDFNPRFADFAWAEPAPDLLRDWQRGRTGVPIIDAGMRELWATGWMHNRVRMIVASFLTKNLRIHWRHGARWFWDTLVDADLANNTLGWQWVAGTGVDAAPYFRVFNPVLQAQKFDPKGEYIAQWVPELRGLPAKGRHAPWEVAGREAALAYPRRPIVDLAESRRDALAAFTQLSGSRSDDSQP; translated from the coding sequence ATGCCAGCCCCCGCAGCGCTGGTCTGGTTCCGCAACGACCTGCGCCTGCGGGACAACCCGGCCCTGCAGGCCGCGCTGGGCACCGGGCTCACCCCGGTGCCGGTGTACGTCCACGCGCCACATGAGGAAGGCGCGTGGACGCCCGGCGCGGCGTCGGATGCATGGCGCCACCGCGCTCTCGTCGCACTTGATGGACAGCTCCGCGAGCGTGGCTCGCGCCTGCATGTGTTTTGCAGCGATACCCTCCCCTCGCTGCTGGCCGCGGCCGCCTCCTCCGGGGCGTCCGCGGTGTTCTGGAACCGCCGCCACGAGCCCGCGATCGACGCGCGCGACACCCACGTGCGCCGCGAGTTGCGTCGTGCCGGCCTGCGCGCGGACGCGTACAACGGCAGCCTGCTCTTCGAACCCTGGCAGGTGGAAACCCGCCTCGGCGATCCGTACCGCGTGTTCACCCCGTACTGGAAAGCCGCGCTCGCCAACTGGAATCCGCCGCGCCTGCTGGACGCGCCGGATCAGCTTCCATCGTTCGACGACGCGCTGCCCGGCGAAGTCACCCTCGACTCCCTCGGCCTGCAGCCATCGCCGCGCTGGGATGCCGGCTTCTGGGACACATGGAATCCCGGCGAGCACGGCGCCGATGCCGCGCTACGCACCTTCGCCAGCGAAGGCCTGCACGACTACCGCGACGGCCGCGACCGCCCCGACCGCTCGCTCACCTCACGCATGTCGCCGCACCTGCACTTCGGCGAGATCGCCCCCTGGCGCATCGCCGACGCGCTCGCCAACGCCGGCCCCGAAGACGAACGCGCCGCCTACGTGCGCGAGCTCGGCTGGCGCGAGTTCGCGCACCACGTGCTGCACCACTTTCCGCACACCCCCGATACCGACTTCAACCCGCGCTTCGCCGACTTCGCCTGGGCCGAACCCGCGCCCGACCTGTTGCGTGACTGGCAACGCGGCCGCACCGGCGTGCCGATCATCGATGCCGGCATGCGCGAGCTCTGGGCCACCGGCTGGATGCACAACCGCGTGCGCATGATCGTCGCCAGCTTCCTCACCAAGAACCTGCGCATCCACTGGCGCCACGGCGCCCGCTGGTTCTGGGACACCCTGGTCGATGCCGACCTCGCCAACAACACGCTCGGCTGGCAGTGGGTGGCGGGTACCGGCGTGGATGCCGCGCCCTACTTCCGCGTGTTCAATCCGGTGCTGCAAGCGCAGAAGTTCGACCCCAAGGGCGAGTACATCGCGCAGTGGGTGCCGGAGTTGCGGGGATTGCCGGCGAAGGGGCGGCATGCGCCGTGGGAGGTGGCGGGACGGGAAGCGGCGCTGGCGTACCCGCGGCGGCCGATCGTGGATCTGGCGGAGAGCCGGCGGGATGCGCTCGCTGCATTTACGCAGCTGTCCGGAAGCAGGTCGGACGATTCACAACCTTGA
- a CDS encoding DUF378 domain-containing protein, which yields MKVLNIVTLALVIVGGINWGLVGAAQFDLVATLFGGQDAMLARLVYVLVGLSALWQILPLMQASVATDDGRAEMRR from the coding sequence ATGAAAGTCCTCAACATCGTGACACTCGCGCTGGTGATCGTAGGCGGCATCAACTGGGGCCTGGTGGGCGCAGCCCAATTCGACCTGGTGGCGACCCTCTTCGGCGGCCAGGACGCCATGCTGGCGCGGCTGGTGTATGTGCTGGTCGGCCTGTCCGCGCTGTGGCAGATCCTGCCGCTGATGCAGGCAAGCGTCGCCACCGACGACGGCCGCGCGGAGATGCGCCGCTGA